The following are from one region of the Gammaproteobacteria bacterium genome:
- a CDS encoding DUF389 domain-containing protein encodes MDEPGDIEASIRQGVKTRGTNLWILMFAILIASIGLNVNSTAVIIGAMLISPLMGPIMGIGYGAGVHDFQLIRQSVRSLGIFIFLSLLTSTLYFLLTPLTQAQSELLARTAPNLWDVLIALFGGMAGIIAVTRREKSTVIPGVAIATALMPPLCTAGYGIATGQPMFFLGAFYLFTINAVYIALSALIFTKLLRLPQHSFPSSASQKQARLIITAAIMITIIPSVYLAYQLVQHEVFKTEANHYLEAIRHTERNLFVIEKNINPVSQEITLTLAGTALDKGTLERLNAKLGQYSLGSAKLKVHTFQQKNDVVDLSLIKTEMQQDLYRNSLLLLESKNAKIQQLEDIIRKEKDQQNKQTERLSEYDQVREELRAQYPEFINALITHGKKMPVGNEASATAEAVPDDTLIVYLEARETISHTTQNRIRDWLKARFKLEYVYVVSKRV; translated from the coding sequence ATGGATGAGCCGGGCGACATCGAGGCCAGCATCCGTCAGGGTGTCAAAACTCGTGGAACCAACCTGTGGATTCTTATGTTCGCCATCCTGATAGCATCCATAGGACTTAACGTTAACTCCACAGCTGTCATCATTGGCGCCATGCTCATCTCCCCCCTGATGGGTCCCATCATGGGGATAGGATATGGAGCCGGTGTGCATGATTTCCAACTGATTCGACAGTCGGTTCGCAGCTTGGGGATATTCATTTTCCTCAGCCTGCTGACCTCTACCCTCTATTTTCTGCTTACCCCCCTGACTCAGGCGCAATCAGAATTACTTGCCCGCACCGCGCCCAACCTGTGGGATGTATTAATTGCGCTGTTTGGCGGTATGGCCGGAATTATCGCCGTGACCCGCCGGGAAAAAAGTACCGTCATTCCCGGCGTGGCCATCGCGACGGCCCTGATGCCGCCGCTATGCACCGCCGGCTATGGCATTGCCACAGGCCAGCCCATGTTCTTTCTGGGGGCATTTTATCTGTTCACCATCAATGCCGTCTATATTGCACTGTCGGCGCTGATTTTTACAAAGTTGCTGCGATTGCCGCAGCACAGTTTTCCTTCGTCTGCCAGCCAGAAACAGGCGCGGCTGATTATCACCGCAGCCATCATGATCACTATCATTCCCAGCGTTTATCTGGCCTACCAGCTAGTGCAGCATGAAGTATTCAAAACCGAGGCAAACCATTATCTGGAAGCAATAAGACACACAGAAAGAAATCTGTTCGTTATAGAAAAAAACATCAATCCAGTCAGCCAGGAAATCACCCTGACACTCGCCGGAACAGCGTTGGACAAGGGTACGCTGGAGCGTCTCAATGCCAAGCTTGGGCAATATTCTCTGGGCTCCGCGAAATTGAAAGTACATACCTTTCAACAGAAAAACGATGTAGTGGATTTAAGCCTGATAAAAACTGAAATGCAGCAAGATCTTTACCGCAACAGCCTGCTTTTGCTGGAAAGCAAGAATGCAAAAATTCAGCAACTGGAAGACATCATCCGCAAAGAAAAGGATCAACAGAACAAACAAACAGAACGACTGAGCGAGTACGATCAGGTACGTGAAGAGTTGCGCGCTCAATACCCGGAATTTATAAATGCGCTTATCACTCACGGAAAAAAGATGCCGGTGGGAAATGAAGCTTCCGCCACAGCAGAAGCAGTGCCTGATGACACTTTAATTGTTTATCTGGAAGCACGAGAGACCATCTCTCACACAACTCAAAATCGTATTCGCGATTGGCTTAAAGCCCGCTTCAAACTGGAGTATGTTTATGTCGTCAGCAAGCGAGTTTAA
- a CDS encoding glucosaminidase domain-containing protein encodes MKRDTRPFFSTGSMFFPAVTAAMLIATAIWLAQWNDSGAKYPVQATQSAGSTTAVVPQMAQPSRIELQKVKVSSAAELERLFDSLDYTWPPQAGKTVPRIAVEAFPADLDRVGDSRQKKSLFFRALLPIVLAENDHVRQERDYALHLLENGVPEAGTPRREWLDERLTRYRIRGSLEHKAVRDQLLQRLDVVPTSLALAQAASESGWGMSRFAQQGNNLFGHVTSNASKGMVPTARPEGLTHAMRTFPTVRESVRAYVSNLNTSRVYSELWRLRERMRVTASFLDPMPLAAGLMSYSVRGQDYIDDIRTIIRNNRLTTLLRHVDLRPELKLADAAELVAASGKRHQSKDG; translated from the coding sequence ATGAAGCGGGATACTCGTCCGTTTTTCAGCACTGGTTCAATGTTTTTTCCGGCCGTTACCGCAGCCATGCTGATTGCAACTGCGATCTGGCTCGCACAGTGGAATGATTCAGGCGCTAAATATCCTGTCCAGGCCACCCAGTCCGCTGGATCAACTACAGCAGTAGTTCCCCAAATGGCTCAGCCATCACGGATTGAGCTGCAGAAGGTCAAGGTTTCCAGCGCCGCTGAGCTGGAGCGCCTGTTCGATTCGCTCGATTATACTTGGCCGCCGCAGGCGGGCAAGACCGTGCCGCGCATCGCTGTTGAGGCGTTTCCCGCCGATTTGGATCGTGTTGGCGATTCACGCCAGAAAAAGTCGCTTTTCTTCCGTGCTCTTTTGCCGATTGTGCTGGCGGAAAACGATCATGTCCGCCAGGAGCGCGATTACGCCCTACACTTGCTGGAGAATGGCGTGCCCGAGGCTGGCACACCCCGACGGGAATGGCTGGATGAGCGTCTAACGCGTTACCGTATCCGTGGTTCGCTTGAACACAAGGCGGTGCGCGATCAGCTGCTGCAACGGCTCGATGTTGTGCCAACCTCGCTGGCATTGGCCCAGGCCGCCAGCGAAAGCGGCTGGGGCATGTCGCGCTTCGCGCAGCAGGGGAATAACCTGTTTGGCCATGTCACCTCGAATGCAAGCAAGGGCATGGTGCCAACGGCGCGCCCTGAGGGGTTGACCCATGCGATGCGCACCTTTCCCACAGTGAGAGAGTCGGTGCGTGCCTACGTGAGCAATCTCAACACCAGCCGCGTCTACAGCGAGCTGTGGCGTTTGCGTGAGCGCATGCGGGTTACCGCTTCATTCCTCGACCCGATGCCGCTCGCGGCAGGGCTAATGAGTTATTCGGTGCGTGGGCAGGATTATATCGATGATATCCGCACTATTATCCGCAACAACCGGTTAACTACTTTGTTGCGCCATGTTGATCTGCGCCCTGAGCTGAAGTTGGCCGATGCCGCTGAGCTGGTGGCTGCTTCAGGGAAGCGCCACCAATCCAAAGATGGCTGA
- a CDS encoding polysaccharide deacetylase family protein, translating to MKRWLTSSLLLLCASATLAAQGRAETAAAPLPSESHAAVFMYNHFGVSKYPDTNVRLEQFDAHLDFLARAGYQVWPLERIVEHLRTAKPIPDKTVAITIDDGPISTYTQAYPRLRKRGWPFTVFIYTNAIDQRLPAYISWNQMREMQKHGGSFANQSTRHDHMIRKHKGENAGAWEARMRADIVHAQRRIEKELGAAPMLFSYPYGEYNTALAEIVKDLSYAGIGEQSGPVGTYSDLRVLPRYPVSETHADIEEFRTKAASLALPVSEVEPWDPVLGTDDRPRMVATLAPSDARLEKLACFVSGQGEAKIEWIDKSARRFAVRAARPLGAGRNRYNCSAPAMEAGRHYWFSHLWIGGASLKQPPAQRHRPTSAQGADQHGATK from the coding sequence ATGAAACGGTGGCTGACAAGCTCTCTGCTGTTGCTATGTGCCTCCGCCACACTCGCCGCGCAGGGACGCGCAGAAACGGCCGCTGCGCCGTTACCCTCGGAATCCCACGCGGCGGTTTTTATGTACAATCATTTCGGTGTATCAAAGTACCCCGACACCAACGTGCGCCTGGAGCAATTCGATGCGCACCTGGATTTTCTGGCGCGGGCCGGGTATCAAGTGTGGCCGCTGGAGCGGATTGTCGAGCATCTGCGCACCGCCAAGCCTATCCCGGATAAAACGGTGGCCATCACTATAGACGACGGCCCCATTTCCACCTACACGCAGGCCTATCCGCGCCTGCGCAAGCGTGGCTGGCCGTTTACCGTGTTTATTTACACCAACGCAATAGACCAGCGCCTGCCCGCCTATATCAGCTGGAATCAAATGCGCGAAATGCAAAAGCACGGCGGCAGCTTCGCCAATCAATCGACCCGGCACGATCACATGATCCGCAAACACAAGGGAGAAAACGCAGGGGCTTGGGAGGCGCGTATGCGCGCGGATATCGTTCATGCGCAGCGGCGCATCGAAAAGGAACTGGGCGCGGCACCCATGCTCTTTTCCTATCCCTATGGTGAGTACAACACGGCCCTTGCAGAGATCGTAAAAGACCTCAGCTATGCGGGCATCGGGGAACAGTCAGGGCCGGTGGGGACATATTCCGATCTGCGCGTGCTGCCGCGCTATCCGGTCTCCGAGACCCATGCAGACATCGAGGAATTCCGCACCAAGGCGGCGAGCCTGGCATTACCGGTAAGCGAGGTGGAACCGTGGGATCCGGTATTAGGCACGGATGACCGGCCCCGCATGGTGGCGACGCTCGCGCCAAGCGATGCGCGCTTGGAGAAACTCGCCTGTTTTGTCAGTGGACAGGGCGAAGCAAAGATAGAATGGATAGATAAAAGCGCGCGGCGCTTTGCGGTGCGCGCGGCACGCCCATTAGGCGCAGGGCGCAACCGCTACAACTGCTCGGCGCCGGCCATGGAAGCTGGCCGGCACTACTGGTTCAGCCATCTTTGGATTGGTGGCGCTTCCCTGAAGCAGCCACCAGCTCAGCGGCATCGGCCAACTTCAGCTCAGGGCGCAGATCAACATGGCGCAACAAAGTAG
- the folA gene encoding type 3 dihydrofolate reductase, which yields MISLIAAMGNNRVIGINNTLPWRLPADLKHFKKITMGKPILMGRKTYESIGKPLPGRTNIIVTNDRDYQAPGCVVTHTVDEALAAAQGRAGTTATNGEEIMVIGGASFYEQLLPRAQRLYLTLIHEDFAGDAWFPAFNHAEWSEVEHTDCEPDEANPYHYSFVVLERKHPVR from the coding sequence ATCATTTCTCTCATTGCCGCGATGGGCAACAACCGTGTCATCGGTATCAACAACACCCTGCCGTGGCGCCTGCCCGCCGACCTAAAACATTTCAAGAAGATCACGATGGGCAAACCGATTCTCATGGGCCGCAAAACCTATGAGTCCATCGGCAAACCGCTGCCTGGGCGTACTAACATCATCGTCACCAATGACCGCGATTATCAGGCACCGGGCTGTGTCGTCACCCACACCGTCGACGAGGCCCTCGCCGCCGCGCAAGGGCGCGCAGGAACAACTGCGACGAACGGCGAGGAAATCATGGTGATCGGCGGCGCGTCATTCTATGAGCAACTGCTGCCAAGGGCGCAACGGCTCTATCTAACACTGATTCATGAAGACTTTGCCGGAGACGCCTGGTTTCCGGCGTTTAACCACGCAGAATGGAGCGAAGTCGAACATACCGATTGTGAACCGGATGAGGCAAACCCCTATCATTACAGCTTTGTGGTACTGGAAAGAAAGCACCCTGTCCGATAG
- a CDS encoding thymidylate synthase, with protein sequence MRQYLDLMRHVKTYGVRKEDRTGTGTLSVFGHQMRFDLSHDFPVVTTKKLHLKSIIHELLWFLRGETNIHYLKENGVSIWNEWADENGELGPIYGYQWRSWPTPDGRHIDQISQVIEQIKAKPDSRRLIVSAWNVGEIDNMALPPCHAFFQFYVAEGRLSCQLYQRSADIFLGVPFNIASYALLTLMVAQVTGLQPGEFIWTGGDCHLYSNHLEQVDLQLAREPYPLPQMKLNPEVTSIFDFKYEDFELVGYQSHAAIKAPVAV encoded by the coding sequence ACACTGAGTGTTTTCGGCCATCAAATGCGCTTCGACCTGAGCCACGATTTCCCGGTGGTAACCACCAAAAAGCTCCACCTGAAATCCATCATCCACGAACTGCTGTGGTTTCTGCGCGGCGAGACCAACATCCACTATCTCAAAGAAAATGGTGTGAGCATCTGGAATGAGTGGGCTGATGAAAATGGCGAGCTAGGCCCCATCTATGGTTATCAATGGCGATCCTGGCCCACGCCCGATGGCCGCCATATCGACCAGATCAGCCAGGTCATCGAACAGATCAAGGCCAAGCCGGATTCGCGCCGCCTCATCGTCAGCGCCTGGAACGTAGGCGAGATCGACAACATGGCCCTACCGCCCTGCCACGCCTTTTTCCAGTTTTACGTCGCCGAAGGCCGCTTGTCGTGCCAACTTTATCAACGTAGCGCCGATATCTTTTTGGGCGTGCCGTTCAACATCGCCTCCTATGCCCTGCTCACCCTGATGGTCGCGCAGGTCACCGGCTTGCAACCCGGTGAATTCATCTGGACGGGCGGGGACTGCCATCTCTACTCGAACCACCTCGAACAGGTGGACCTGCAACTCGCACGCGAACCTTATCCCCTGCCGCAGATGAAGCTCAATCCCGAGGTCACCTCGATTTTCGATTTCAAGTATGAGGACTTCGAATTAGTGGGCTACCAGTCGCACGCCGCCATCAAGGCACCCGTGGCGGTCTGA